A genome region from Brassica oleracea var. oleracea cultivar TO1000 chromosome C2, BOL, whole genome shotgun sequence includes the following:
- the LOC106323916 gene encoding uncharacterized protein LOC106323916, with protein MARPNSPSDDESPRTGGAPTAAAFADTILEKMAQQDAIQKATNEQLAAIAAILAPLAGNSGDPASTVRKQLFDTYRTAGAENTTNTNAAQVQTPRGVDLVTVRELAELKRSFLDMKDRMLEGPTAAPLIECVLAETLKTPFSRRVTDVRYRPAEKIRLPTYAGKAYPTDHITAFNIAMGQTNFSEEERDAGYCRLFVESLQGPALGWFTGLERDSIHDFHDLKTAFLKQYIMFMRQGATLSDLWNLSQGANQSLRDFMEKFKTVALNPTTSLQDAIARSNNFIRMEEGTTAILKKLNTAAKPATAPKAPEARQEPRHHA; from the exons ATGGCTCGACCTAACTCGCCGTCCGATGACGAGTCACCTAGGACTGGAGGCGCTCCGACAGCAGCGGCCTTCGCAGATACCATACTCGAGAAGATGGCACAGCAAGACGCCATCCAGAAGGCGACAAACGAACAACTCGCCGCAATCGCCGCCATCTTGGCTCCTTTGGCCGGAAACTCAGGAGATCCGGCCTCGACGGTCCGAAAACAGCTGTTCGACACTTACCGAACCGCCGGTGCAGAAAACACGACGAACACAAACGCCGCCCAGGTTCAAACACCCAGAGGCGTAGACCTCGTCACCGTCCGGGAACTCGCCGAGCTTAAGCGGTCGTTCCTGGACATGAAAGACCGAATGCTCGAAGGGCCTACAGCGGCGCCGCTGATCGAATGCGTCCTGGCCGAAACCCTAAAAACCCCTTTTTCCCGGAGAGTCACCGACGTTCGATACCGACCAGCCGAGAAAATCCGCCTTCCGACATACGCCGGAAAGGCATACCCAACCGACCACATCACTGCTTTCAACATCGCGATGGGTCAAACCAACTTCTCCGAAGAGGAAAGAGACGCTGGCTATTGTCGCCTCTTCGTCGAAAGTCTTCAAGGACCAGCCCTCGGGTGGTTCACTGGATTGGAGCGAGACTCCATCCACGACTTTCACGACCTGAAGACTGCATTCCTCAAGCAGTACATTATGTTTATGAGACAAGGAGCGACCTTATCTGACCTTTGGAATCTATCTCAAGGGGCGAACCAAAGCCTCCGTGACTTCATGGAAAAGTTCAAGACGGTCGCCTT AAACCCCACCACCTCGCTCCAAGACGCTATCGCGAGGTCGAACAACTTCATCAGAATGGAAGAAGGTACAACAGCGATTCTCAAGAAACTGAACACGGCCGCTAAACCGGCGACTGCTCCAAAAGCTCCTGAGGCACGCCAAGAACCTCGACATCACGCCTGA
- the LOC106323917 gene encoding uncharacterized protein LOC106323917 produces MNADYEAYAQRCDQCQRHASTIHSPTQLPPTMTAPYPFMRWGMDIIGPMSSSRQKSIVLVLTDYFTKLNTASPRYPQSNGQAEASNKIIIDGLKKRLNLKKGCWADELDGVLWSHRTTPRGATKSTPFSMAHGVEAMAPAEVNVTCLRRSRMPHNIKLNSDMLFDALDAIEEHRNQALLRIQNYQHQIESYYNKKVKSRPLKLGDIVLRKVFENTKELNAGKLGTNWEGPYKIAQVVKPGVYRLETSTGEPVPRAWNSMHLRRYYS; encoded by the exons ATGAATGCAGACTACGAAGCTTACGCCCAGCGATGCGACCAATGCCAGCGACATGCCTCGACAATCCACTCCCCGACACAGTTGCCGCCAACGATGACTGCTCCATACCCTTTTATGCGATGGGGAATGGACATAATCGGCCCTATGTCGAGCTCTCGACAGAAGAGTATCGTCCTAGTTTTGACAGATTACTTCACAAA ACTCAACACAGCGAGTCCGCGATACCCGCAGAGCAACGGTCAAGCCGAGGCATCCAACAAGATCATAATCGACGGTTTAAAGAAACGCCTCAACTTGAAAAAAGGATGTTGGGCCGATGAACTCGACGGTGTTCTCTGGTCACATAGAACAACTCCTCGAGGAGCAACAAAATCAACTCCTTTCTCAATGGCACACGGAGTCGAAGCTATGGCCCCTGCCGAAGTGAACGTAACCTGTCTACGACGGTCAAGAATGCCGCATAACATCAAACTCAACAGCGACATGCTCTTCGACGCTCTGGACGCTATAGAAGAGCACCGCAACCAAGCCCTGCTCCGCATCCAGAATTATCAGCATCAGATCGAAAGCTACTACAACAAGAAGGTCAAGTCTCGACCTCTCAAACTGGGCGATATAGTACTGCGCAAAGTGTTCGAAAACACTAAGGAGCTGAATGCAGGCAAACTCGGAACTAACTGGGAAGGGCCTTACAAAATTGCTCAAGTTGTTAAACCAGGAGTCTACCGACTCGAGACGTCGACTGGCGAACCCGTTCCCAGAGCATGGAACTCCATGCATCTCCGAAGATACTACTCTTGA